From the Fodinicurvata sp. EGI_FJ10296 genome, one window contains:
- the rfbF gene encoding glucose-1-phosphate cytidylyltransferase produces MEIKKAVILAGGLGTRLSEETSLRPKPLVEIGGQPILWHIMKTYYHEGIREFIICLGYKGYMIKEYFSNYFLHTSDVTIDHCQNTIEFHNKRAESWRVTLVDTGDDTMTGGRIKRIRPFVGGEHFCMTYGDGVADIDVAKLVDAHHRNGREATITVVTPPGRFGAIDFDGDRVVGFREKPASESGWINGGFFVLAPSVFDRIEGDTTIWEREPLESLASDGQLVAHRHTGFWHPMDTLRDKRYLEDLWTKGQAPWRIWS; encoded by the coding sequence ATGGAGATTAAGAAGGCAGTAATTTTGGCTGGGGGGCTTGGAACTAGGCTTTCGGAGGAGACCTCCCTACGCCCGAAGCCCTTGGTGGAAATCGGCGGGCAGCCGATACTTTGGCATATCATGAAAACCTATTACCACGAGGGGATACGCGAATTCATCATCTGTCTCGGATACAAAGGGTATATGATCAAAGAATATTTTTCTAATTACTTTCTTCACACATCAGATGTAACAATAGACCATTGCCAAAACACTATAGAATTCCACAACAAGAGAGCAGAAAGCTGGCGGGTCACACTTGTCGACACCGGCGACGATACTATGACCGGCGGGCGCATCAAGCGCATCCGGCCCTTCGTCGGCGGCGAGCATTTCTGCATGACATATGGCGACGGTGTAGCGGATATAGACGTTGCAAAGCTTGTCGACGCTCATCACCGCAATGGGCGTGAGGCGACGATCACCGTCGTAACACCGCCAGGACGCTTCGGTGCGATCGACTTCGATGGCGACAGGGTTGTCGGTTTCCGGGAGAAACCGGCAAGCGAATCCGGTTGGATCAATGGGGGGTTCTTCGTTCTTGCTCCCTCTGTGTTCGACCGTATTGAAGGCGATACAACGATCTGGGAGCGCGAGCCGCTGGAGAGTCTCGCAAGCGACGGCCAGCTTGTTGCGCACAGGCACACGGGCTTCTGGCATCCGATGGATACGTTGCGCGATAAGCGCTATCTGGAAGATCTATGGACCAAAGGGCAGGCCCCCTGGCGAATCTGGAGCTGA